Proteins from a single region of Corynebacterium casei LMG S-19264:
- a CDS encoding helix-turn-helix domain-containing protein — MDQRKRPDESAQTLVSLANAADQLGISVKTLRRRISDGTIHGYRVGRLIRVDPEELRRSLIIEMPSVR; from the coding sequence ATGGACCAACGTAAACGACCCGATGAGTCCGCGCAGACCCTGGTATCGCTCGCCAACGCGGCGGACCAACTAGGGATCTCCGTCAAGACACTACGACGGCGGATCTCCGATGGAACTATCCATGGGTATCGAGTCGGACGCTTGATCCGGGTGGACCCGGAAGAGCTTCGGCGAAGTCTGATCATCGAGATGCCATCGGTTAGATGA
- a CDS encoding tyrosine-type recombinase/integrase: MSATTKEKKASPREAWGSLRKLPSGRWQARYPGPDGETHTARTEDDKALTFQTKTDARTWLSSVHTKIALGTWEIPEVQATRRRAEAEAEAARTIGFTEYADRWIEMIRTQPNRSGKMRSEGTIRSYKGKVNGYLIPEFDDTPIRDIDKERIRLMTDKLDKIPSPLNPKSKFNGVTRPVLIVLMMILRQAARDGIIAKEPDVPMPRQKPVRHDADHDPGEDVATPAQVEALYDAMPKRWAIAVLLAAWCQLRRGECLGLQRRDIEWRPDGSAILHVRRQLNANTGDFTDPKSEAGKRSLSVPRIMRDRLWEHLRDYVAKEAKAPVIAASVQGSVPLSNTRWWNVWSEAKDAVDVIDSGFRFHDLRHTGLTIFAQEGATLAELMRRGGHSDMRVVLRYQHATMARDRELADRMSDRVEAHLRKKENGEAASSPDGDGHL; the protein is encoded by the coding sequence ATGAGCGCGACGACGAAGGAGAAGAAGGCGTCTCCACGAGAGGCCTGGGGGAGCCTGCGCAAGCTCCCATCCGGTCGATGGCAGGCGCGCTACCCCGGCCCGGACGGTGAGACCCATACGGCGCGAACCGAAGACGACAAGGCCCTGACGTTCCAGACCAAGACGGACGCCCGAACCTGGCTGTCTAGTGTGCACACGAAGATCGCGCTCGGGACGTGGGAGATACCAGAGGTCCAGGCCACACGCCGACGTGCCGAAGCCGAGGCAGAAGCTGCTCGCACGATCGGCTTCACCGAGTACGCCGACCGCTGGATCGAGATGATCCGCACCCAGCCAAATCGCAGCGGCAAGATGCGCTCCGAAGGAACAATCCGTTCCTACAAGGGCAAGGTCAACGGCTACCTCATTCCCGAGTTCGATGACACCCCCATTCGAGACATCGACAAAGAGCGGATCCGGCTCATGACCGACAAGCTGGACAAGATCCCTTCCCCACTCAATCCCAAATCGAAGTTCAACGGAGTCACACGCCCGGTGCTCATCGTTCTCATGATGATCCTGCGGCAGGCCGCCAGAGACGGCATCATCGCCAAGGAACCGGACGTGCCCATGCCTCGGCAGAAGCCTGTTCGCCATGATGCCGACCACGACCCCGGTGAAGACGTGGCGACCCCGGCACAGGTCGAGGCTCTCTACGATGCCATGCCCAAGCGGTGGGCCATCGCGGTCTTGCTGGCCGCTTGGTGCCAGCTGCGACGCGGGGAGTGCCTGGGCTTGCAGCGTCGCGACATCGAATGGCGCCCCGATGGCAGTGCCATCCTCCACGTACGCAGGCAGCTCAACGCGAACACCGGGGACTTTACCGATCCGAAGAGTGAAGCGGGCAAGCGGTCTCTGAGCGTGCCACGGATCATGCGTGATCGCCTCTGGGAACACCTGCGCGACTACGTAGCGAAGGAGGCCAAGGCTCCAGTGATCGCGGCCAGCGTTCAAGGCAGCGTGCCGCTGTCGAACACCCGCTGGTGGAACGTCTGGAGCGAGGCGAAAGACGCCGTGGACGTCATCGACTCAGGGTTCCGATTCCACGACCTACGGCACACCGGCCTCACGATCTTCGCGCAGGAGGGAGCAACGCTCGCCGAGCTGATGAGACGGGGAGGCCATTCGGACATGCGCGTCGTGCTTCGATACCAGCACGCCACGATGGCCCGCGACCGTGAACTCGCAGACCGGATGAGCGATCGCGTGGAGGCTCATCTCCGCAAGAAGGAAAACGGTGAAGCCGCGTCATCTCCGGACGGCGATGGACACCTGTGA
- the nrdF gene encoding class 1b ribonucleoside-diphosphate reductase subunit beta, protein MSNEYDEYVANHTEPVKAINWNVIPDEKDLEVWDRLTGNFWLPEKIPVSNDIQSWNKMTKQEQEATMRVFTGLTLLDTIQGTVGAISLLPDAETLHEEAVYTNIAFMESVHAKSYSNIFMTLASTPQINEAFRWSEENENLQRKAKIIMSYYEGDDPLKRKVASTLLESFLFYSGFYLPMYLSSRAKLTNTADIIRLIIRDESVHGYYIGYKYQQAVKKLSAEEQEEYKAYTFDLMYDLYENEIDYTEDIYDDLGWTEDVKRFLRYNANKALNNLGYEGLFPSDETKVSPAILSSLSPNADENHDFFSGSGSSYVIGKAEDTTDDDWDF, encoded by the coding sequence GTGTCGAACGAATATGACGAGTACGTCGCTAACCACACGGAACCGGTTAAAGCGATTAACTGGAACGTCATTCCAGACGAGAAAGACTTGGAAGTTTGGGACCGTCTGACCGGAAACTTCTGGCTACCGGAGAAGATTCCAGTATCAAATGACATTCAGAGCTGGAACAAAATGACCAAGCAAGAGCAGGAAGCCACCATGCGTGTGTTTACTGGCCTGACCTTGCTGGACACCATCCAAGGCACCGTCGGCGCGATTTCATTGCTGCCTGATGCAGAGACCCTGCACGAAGAAGCGGTCTACACCAACATCGCTTTCATGGAGTCGGTGCATGCGAAGTCTTACTCCAACATCTTCATGACTTTGGCATCGACTCCGCAGATTAATGAGGCATTCCGCTGGTCTGAAGAAAATGAGAACCTTCAGCGCAAGGCGAAGATCATCATGTCCTACTACGAGGGCGATGATCCGTTGAAGCGCAAGGTTGCCTCCACCTTGCTGGAGTCATTCCTCTTCTACTCAGGCTTCTACCTGCCTATGTACCTGTCTTCCCGCGCGAAGCTGACCAACACTGCGGATATTATCCGCCTGATCATTCGTGATGAGTCAGTGCACGGTTACTACATTGGTTACAAGTACCAGCAGGCCGTTAAGAAGCTTTCTGCCGAAGAGCAGGAAGAGTACAAGGCCTACACCTTCGACTTGATGTACGACCTGTACGAAAACGAAATTGACTACACCGAGGACATCTATGATGACTTGGGTTGGACCGAGGATGTAAAGCGCTTCCTGCGCTACAACGCCAACAAGGCGCTGAACAACCTGGGCTACGAGGGCCTCTTCCCATCGGATGAGACCAAGGTATCCCCAGCAATCTTGTCTTCCCTGAGCCCGAATGCAGATGAGAACCACGACTTCTTCTCTGGCTCCGGTTCTTCCTACGTTATTGGTAAGGCAGAAGACACCACCGATGACGACTGGGACTTCTGA
- a CDS encoding FadR/GntR family transcriptional regulator yields the protein MTDPRRVPLVNPVLDSIGNDIVTGTIAAGEKFTLTDIEAQFDVSRTVARETMRTLEHMGLVETSPRVGLTVLPQSRWVSFDPNVIQWRLNNDKARPAQQRSLNQLRFAVEPIAASVAAGSATEQEREEILALAHRLLELEKNPSTRVGEALEVDLKFHTLIFTASHNEMFVALAPSLLSILKGKSVFGSQKRNPVGNTAGLHVELAESIIARNHVEAQEISRRILLDSRDETEQLYQ from the coding sequence ATGACGGATCCACGGCGCGTGCCCTTGGTCAACCCCGTTTTAGATTCCATTGGCAATGACATTGTTACCGGCACTATTGCCGCGGGGGAAAAGTTCACGCTGACTGATATTGAGGCACAGTTCGATGTCTCACGCACGGTCGCGCGCGAAACCATGCGCACGCTTGAACACATGGGCTTGGTGGAGACTTCCCCGCGCGTGGGTTTGACCGTACTCCCCCAGTCACGCTGGGTGAGCTTTGATCCGAACGTGATTCAGTGGCGACTCAACAATGACAAGGCTCGCCCAGCACAACAGCGCTCTCTGAATCAGTTGCGTTTTGCTGTTGAGCCGATTGCGGCATCGGTAGCTGCGGGCTCCGCGACTGAGCAAGAACGCGAAGAAATCTTGGCATTGGCCCATCGGCTATTGGAACTGGAAAAGAATCCTTCCACGCGTGTAGGCGAAGCTTTGGAAGTGGACTTAAAGTTCCACACCCTGATTTTTACTGCGTCCCACAACGAAATGTTCGTGGCGTTAGCGCCATCGCTTTTAAGCATTCTGAAGGGCAAGTCCGTATTTGGATCCCAAAAGCGAAACCCAGTGGGCAACACTGCTGGTCTGCATGTGGAACTCGCCGAGTCAATCATTGCCCGCAACCATGTTGAGGCGCAAGAGATTTCACGTCGCATTTTGCTCGATAGCCGCGACGAAACAGAACAGCTCTACCAGTAG
- the nrdE gene encoding class 1b ribonucleoside-diphosphate reductase subunit alpha, with product MTQQLGKTVAEPVKTSEKLDFHALNALLNLYDEDGKIQFDMDREAANQYFLQHVNQNTVYFHDLEEKIQYLVDNKYYEPEVIEAYDWEFIKSLFKRAYSFKFRFKSFLGAYKYYTSYTLKTFDGRRYLERFEDRVSMTALFLADGDTAVAESMVDEIMSGRFQPATPTFLNAGKAQRGELVSCFLLRIEDNMESIGRAINSSLQLSKRGGGVALLLSNIRETGAPIKHIENQSSGVIPIMKLLEDAFSYANQLGARQGAGAVYLNAHHPDILNFLDTKRENADEKIRIKTLSLGVVIPDITFELAKRDEDMYLFSPYDVERVYGKPFGDISVTEHYAEMVEDPRISKKKINARHFFQTVAELQFESGYPYIMFEDTVNDANPVKTGRINMSNLCSEILQVNSPSVFNDDLSYETMGSDISCNLGSMNIALAVDSPDFGATVEAAIRGLTAVADKTGIDSVPSVRHGNDQSHAIGLGQMNLHGFLGREHIYYGSEEGLDFTNAYFAAVLYAALRASNKIAKERGETFSEFKDSEYASGVFFDRYDPAEFAPQTDKVKNIFANSTVHTPSAEDWADLKAEVMEHGLYNRNLQAVPPTGSISYINNSTSSIHPIASKIEIRKEGKIGRVYYPAPHMDNENLDYFQDAYEIGHEKIIDTYAIATKYVDQGLSLTLFFKDTATTRDINRAQIYAWRKGIKTLYYIRLRQMALAGTEIEGCVSCML from the coding sequence GTGACTCAACAATTGGGAAAGACCGTAGCTGAACCAGTCAAGACGTCTGAGAAGCTGGACTTCCACGCCCTCAACGCACTGCTTAACCTGTACGACGAAGACGGCAAGATCCAGTTCGACATGGACCGCGAGGCTGCGAACCAGTACTTCTTGCAGCACGTTAACCAAAACACTGTCTACTTCCACGACCTGGAAGAAAAGATCCAGTACTTGGTGGACAACAAGTACTACGAGCCAGAAGTAATTGAAGCTTATGACTGGGAATTCATTAAGTCCCTGTTCAAGCGCGCTTATAGCTTCAAGTTCCGCTTCAAGTCTTTCCTTGGCGCATACAAGTACTACACCTCTTACACCCTGAAGACCTTTGACGGTCGCCGTTACCTGGAGCGCTTCGAAGACCGCGTTTCTATGACTGCATTGTTCTTGGCTGACGGTGACACCGCTGTTGCGGAGAGCATGGTTGATGAAATCATGTCTGGCCGTTTCCAGCCAGCAACCCCAACCTTCCTAAACGCTGGTAAGGCACAGCGCGGCGAGCTCGTCTCCTGCTTCCTTCTGCGTATCGAGGACAACATGGAGTCCATCGGCCGCGCAATTAACTCCTCCCTGCAGCTGTCTAAGCGCGGCGGCGGCGTAGCGCTTCTTCTCAGCAACATCCGTGAGACCGGCGCTCCCATTAAGCACATTGAGAACCAGTCTTCTGGTGTTATCCCAATTATGAAGCTTCTGGAAGATGCCTTCTCTTACGCGAACCAGTTGGGTGCACGTCAGGGCGCAGGTGCTGTTTACCTGAACGCACACCACCCAGACATTTTGAACTTCCTGGACACCAAGCGTGAGAACGCGGATGAGAAGATCCGTATCAAGACCCTGTCTTTGGGCGTTGTTATTCCGGACATTACCTTCGAGCTGGCTAAGCGCGATGAGGACATGTACCTGTTTAGCCCTTATGACGTGGAGCGCGTTTACGGCAAGCCTTTCGGTGACATCTCTGTGACCGAGCACTACGCCGAAATGGTTGAAGACCCACGCATTAGCAAGAAGAAGATCAACGCTCGTCACTTCTTCCAGACTGTTGCTGAGCTGCAGTTCGAATCCGGCTACCCGTACATCATGTTCGAGGACACCGTTAATGACGCGAACCCAGTCAAGACCGGCCGCATCAACATGTCCAACCTGTGCTCTGAGATTCTGCAGGTCAACTCCCCATCAGTATTCAATGATGACCTCAGCTATGAGACGATGGGCAGCGACATTTCCTGCAACCTGGGCTCTATGAACATTGCTCTGGCAGTGGATTCCCCAGACTTCGGCGCAACTGTTGAAGCAGCTATTCGTGGTTTGACCGCAGTGGCTGACAAGACCGGCATTGATTCCGTTCCATCCGTTCGCCACGGCAATGACCAGTCCCACGCAATTGGTCTGGGCCAGATGAACCTGCACGGCTTCTTGGGCCGTGAGCACATCTACTACGGCTCTGAAGAAGGCCTGGACTTCACCAACGCTTACTTCGCGGCAGTTCTGTACGCAGCTCTTCGTGCATCCAACAAGATTGCTAAGGAACGCGGCGAAACCTTCAGCGAGTTCAAGGATTCTGAGTACGCCTCCGGTGTATTCTTCGACCGCTACGACCCAGCTGAGTTTGCGCCACAGACCGACAAGGTGAAGAACATCTTCGCGAACTCCACCGTTCACACTCCTTCTGCGGAGGATTGGGCGGACCTCAAGGCTGAGGTTATGGAGCACGGGCTGTACAACCGCAACTTGCAGGCAGTTCCACCAACAGGTTCGATTTCCTACATCAACAACTCCACCTCTTCGATTCACCCAATCGCTTCCAAGATTGAGATCCGTAAAGAGGGCAAGATTGGCCGCGTTTACTACCCGGCTCCTCACATGGACAATGAGAATCTGGATTACTTCCAGGATGCATACGAGATCGGACACGAGAAGATCATCGACACCTATGCAATCGCTACGAAGTACGTTGACCAGGGCTTGTCTTTGACCTTGTTCTTCAAGGACACCGCAACCACCCGTGACATCAACCGCGCGCAAATCTACGCATGGCGCAAGGGCATTAAGACCTTGTACTACATCCGCCTGCGTCAGATGGCTCTTGCCGGTACTGAGATCGAAGGCTGCGTATCCTGCATGCTTTAA
- the nrdI gene encoding class Ib ribonucleoside-diphosphate reductase assembly flavoprotein NrdI, whose product MLVVYFSSVTDNTHRFVQKLGLPNVRIPLRLKDEPLVVNEPYVLVCPTYGGGVSLTHENSRPVPKQVIRFLNDEHNRSLIRAVIAGGNSNFGTDFGKAGEIISGKCKVPYVYRFEMMGNEEDVRICRGGLLDNAHKLGLQKQAS is encoded by the coding sequence GTGTTGGTCGTCTACTTTTCTTCTGTCACCGACAACACCCACCGCTTTGTACAAAAGCTCGGCCTACCGAATGTGCGGATTCCGCTGCGGTTAAAGGACGAGCCTTTAGTAGTTAATGAGCCTTATGTGCTGGTGTGTCCAACTTATGGTGGCGGAGTCTCACTCACTCATGAAAACAGCCGTCCTGTCCCTAAACAGGTCATCCGTTTTCTCAATGATGAACACAACCGCAGCTTGATACGTGCGGTTATCGCCGGAGGCAATAGCAACTTCGGCACCGACTTTGGCAAGGCCGGAGAAATCATCTCAGGTAAATGTAAGGTCCCGTATGTTTACCGATTTGAAATGATGGGCAATGAAGAAGACGTCCGTATCTGCCGCGGGGGCCTTTTAGACAATGCTCACAAGCTGGGGCTGCAGAAACAAGCAAGCTAA
- the nrdH gene encoding glutaredoxin-like protein NrdH, which produces MSITLYTKPACVQCTATKKALDRAGLAYNTVDISLNDEARDYVMALGYVQAPVVEVGGEHWSGFRPERIKQLQAA; this is translated from the coding sequence ATGTCCATCACTCTCTACACCAAGCCAGCTTGCGTCCAGTGCACCGCTACTAAGAAGGCCCTTGACCGTGCGGGATTGGCATACAACACTGTTGATATCTCCCTCAATGACGAAGCACGTGACTACGTCATGGCACTGGGCTACGTACAGGCTCCAGTAGTAGAGGTAGGCGGCGAGCACTGGTCCGGTTTTCGCCCAGAACGCATCAAGCAGCTGCAGGCTGCCTAA
- the ykgO gene encoding type B 50S ribosomal protein L36, translated as MKVRKSLRSLKKKPGAQVIRRHGKVFVINKKDPRFKARQG; from the coding sequence ATGAAGGTTCGCAAGTCGCTTCGGTCGCTGAAGAAGAAGCCGGGCGCCCAGGTTATTCGCCGCCACGGTAAGGTCTTCGTGATCAACAAGAAGGATCCACGTTTCAAGGCTCGTCAGGGCTAA
- a CDS encoding sugar porter family MFS transporter yields MSTDRYVKLVALIAALGGLLFGYDTGVMSGALLFISPEFDMTAHQEGWVTSMLLVGAAVGALTAGRAADALGRRMTLLIGGAVFVVGSIWCALADSIVMLGAARTFLGVAVGGVSIVSPMYIAEMVPPAVRGRLVSLNTLMIVVGQLAAYLVNSALATTGSWEWMLGLAAVPGAMLFVGMLFVTDSPVWLVSRGRVDEARTVAGNLGMSLEELAPPESNRGTATKWSILKSTRWIRITVLLAMLMGLTQQITGVNAVVYFAPTMMNQVGISTTNSVYTSIVIGVVSVLACWVGLKVVDRIGRKRLLMIGLAGNTISLFVLAVAYSFADGSFFFAMLSLFFMATFIAFQQAAVSPATWLLISELVPAKVRGLGMGIAGLSLWVTNWAVAQYFLPLVEWLTGSVAFAVFGVLGIIALGYTRTLVPETMGKSLDEVGAEMRKRYDR; encoded by the coding sequence GTGAGTACTGACAGATATGTAAAGCTAGTTGCCCTGATTGCGGCATTAGGCGGCTTGCTCTTTGGCTATGACACCGGCGTGATGTCCGGTGCTTTGTTGTTTATTAGCCCCGAATTCGACATGACCGCCCACCAAGAAGGCTGGGTTACATCCATGCTGCTGGTCGGCGCCGCGGTTGGTGCGCTGACCGCCGGGCGTGCCGCTGATGCATTGGGCCGGCGCATGACGCTGCTTATTGGCGGTGCGGTCTTCGTTGTCGGGTCCATCTGGTGCGCGCTGGCTGATTCCATTGTCATGCTGGGCGCGGCACGTACCTTTTTGGGCGTTGCCGTGGGTGGTGTTTCTATTGTTTCCCCGATGTACATCGCGGAAATGGTGCCACCAGCAGTTCGTGGCCGCCTGGTCTCGCTGAACACCTTGATGATTGTGGTGGGCCAGCTCGCTGCTTACCTGGTCAACTCGGCGCTAGCGACCACCGGGAGCTGGGAATGGATGCTGGGACTAGCCGCCGTGCCTGGCGCCATGCTGTTTGTGGGCATGCTCTTTGTCACCGACTCTCCGGTCTGGCTGGTCTCGCGCGGGCGCGTGGATGAAGCACGCACGGTGGCGGGCAATCTGGGTATGAGCCTAGAAGAACTCGCCCCACCCGAAAGCAACCGCGGCACCGCTACCAAATGGTCGATTCTAAAATCCACACGCTGGATTCGCATCACCGTGCTGCTGGCCATGCTCATGGGATTGACACAGCAAATCACCGGCGTCAACGCAGTGGTCTACTTCGCACCAACCATGATGAACCAGGTGGGAATTTCCACCACTAACTCCGTCTATACCTCGATTGTCATCGGCGTTGTATCAGTGCTTGCCTGCTGGGTTGGCCTGAAAGTGGTGGACCGGATCGGCCGCAAGCGCTTGCTGATGATTGGCCTGGCCGGCAACACGATTTCCTTGTTTGTCTTGGCCGTGGCTTATTCCTTTGCCGATGGCTCCTTCTTCTTCGCCATGCTGTCCCTGTTCTTCATGGCTACCTTCATTGCCTTCCAGCAGGCCGCGGTATCTCCAGCCACCTGGCTGCTGATTTCTGAGCTGGTTCCCGCCAAAGTGCGTGGGCTGGGCATGGGCATTGCGGGACTCAGTCTGTGGGTGACCAACTGGGCTGTTGCACAGTACTTCTTGCCGCTGGTGGAATGGCTCACCGGCTCCGTTGCCTTTGCCGTATTCGGCGTCCTGGGCATCATTGCGCTGGGCTACACCCGGACCCTCGTGCCGGAGACCATGGGCAAGTCATTGGACGAGGTTGGTGCCGAGATGCGCAAACGCTATGATCGATAG
- the nadE gene encoding ammonia-dependent NAD(+) synthetase, producing the protein MENLQQTIIDAMGTKPSIDPAEEVASRVDFLVDYLTTTGAAGFVLGISGGQDSTLAGKLAQMAVDKVEGAQFYALRLPHGVQLDEDDAQTALRFINPDHSLVINIADATKAIDDQVAQSLGGQDLGDFNRGNVKARLRMVAQYAVAGEKNLLVLGTDHAAENVTGFYTKWGDGAADLLPLEGLNKRQGAQLLQHLGAPEETWRKVPTADLEDNKPGLPDEQALGVSYAHIDDYLEGKQVPADAAATIERHWHHGAHKRRMPQGPVTADDTGNGRNS; encoded by the coding sequence ATGGAAAACCTGCAGCAGACCATCATTGACGCCATGGGCACCAAGCCCAGCATTGACCCGGCCGAGGAGGTAGCTTCGCGCGTTGATTTCCTAGTGGATTATCTCACCACCACGGGCGCCGCAGGTTTTGTCCTTGGCATTTCAGGCGGGCAAGATTCCACGCTGGCAGGCAAGCTTGCGCAGATGGCGGTGGACAAGGTCGAAGGTGCGCAGTTCTATGCGCTGCGCCTGCCGCATGGCGTGCAGTTGGATGAGGATGACGCGCAGACGGCGCTGCGGTTTATCAACCCGGATCATTCGCTAGTCATCAACATCGCAGATGCCACCAAGGCTATTGATGACCAGGTGGCGCAAAGCCTTGGTGGGCAGGACTTGGGCGATTTCAACCGTGGCAATGTTAAGGCCCGGCTGCGCATGGTTGCGCAATATGCGGTCGCAGGTGAGAAGAACTTACTTGTCCTGGGCACAGACCACGCGGCAGAAAATGTCACCGGCTTCTATACCAAGTGGGGCGATGGTGCGGCAGACTTGTTGCCGCTGGAAGGTTTGAATAAGCGCCAGGGCGCGCAGTTGCTGCAGCACTTAGGTGCGCCAGAGGAGACCTGGCGCAAGGTACCTACCGCCGATTTGGAAGATAACAAGCCAGGTTTGCCGGATGAGCAGGCCTTGGGCGTGAGCTATGCGCACATTGATGATTACTTGGAAGGCAAGCAAGTGCCTGCCGATGCCGCCGCGACCATCGAACGCCACTGGCACCACGGCGCGCACAAGCGCCGCATGCCCCAAGGGCCTGTTACCGCTGATGACACTGGTAACGGGCGAAATAGCTAG
- a CDS encoding fructosamine kinase family protein, translating into MTTFTKTTNTPDQAGAEAAGLKWLAAATPEAAKAVVEVVEVSGTTLVEQRIEAVRPDPESAYEFGRVLRGIHEAGAEAFGAPPEGWTGKNYIGRVEQDCIPTESWAQFYTEQRVLPFARRANLHPEILQKVEKACENIVKHADAPEFDVPPARIHGDLWAGNVLFSADGVVMIDPAAHGGHPHTDLAMLELFGTPHLVDILAGYGDPDVDFALHQLHPLAVHAMTHGSAYHRALGDAAAEVLQRYGN; encoded by the coding sequence ATGACAACGTTTACAAAGACCACCAATACTCCTGACCAAGCCGGGGCCGAAGCGGCCGGATTGAAGTGGTTGGCCGCAGCAACGCCCGAAGCCGCGAAAGCTGTCGTCGAGGTAGTGGAAGTCTCCGGCACCACGCTGGTTGAACAACGCATAGAGGCGGTACGGCCCGACCCGGAATCAGCATATGAGTTCGGTCGCGTTCTGCGCGGCATCCATGAAGCTGGGGCAGAAGCCTTCGGCGCTCCGCCGGAAGGGTGGACTGGAAAGAACTACATCGGGCGCGTGGAGCAGGACTGCATCCCAACTGAGAGCTGGGCGCAGTTTTATACCGAGCAGCGTGTGCTGCCGTTCGCGCGCCGGGCCAACCTTCATCCGGAGATTTTGCAGAAGGTGGAGAAGGCGTGCGAAAACATCGTCAAGCATGCCGATGCTCCCGAATTTGATGTGCCACCTGCTCGCATCCATGGCGACCTGTGGGCCGGCAATGTGCTCTTCAGCGCTGATGGCGTGGTCATGATTGACCCTGCCGCGCACGGTGGCCATCCGCACACTGACCTAGCCATGCTGGAGCTATTTGGTACCCCGCACCTGGTGGATATCTTGGCTGGATATGGCGACCCAGATGTGGATTTTGCCCTGCACCAGCTGCACCCCTTGGCCGTGCATGCCATGACGCACGGCTCGGCCTATCACCGCGCATTGGGTGATGCCGCAGCTGAGGTGCTGCAGCGCTACGGCAACTAG
- a CDS encoding dihydrofolate reductase family protein: MRELIVTEMVSLDGVMEAPGGEAGYRNAGWTFNEIEFDPAAYELKDTEQEGAGALLLGRTSYQAFAPVWPQMEDFARYNAMPRFVVSTTLDTDDEHWPATILRNLEEVRALKAGDLGDFDGPILVHGSGTLVKSLQEEGLIDKLHLLVFPVLLGQGKRLFSEAELSAEHLTLEQHESYSNGIQKMVFRIK; this comes from the coding sequence ATGCGTGAATTAATTGTCACTGAGATGGTAAGCCTCGACGGTGTCATGGAAGCACCCGGCGGCGAGGCCGGCTACCGCAACGCGGGCTGGACCTTCAATGAAATTGAATTCGACCCGGCGGCCTATGAGCTCAAGGATACTGAGCAGGAAGGAGCCGGTGCGCTGCTGTTAGGCCGCACCAGCTATCAAGCATTCGCTCCTGTGTGGCCTCAGATGGAAGACTTCGCGCGCTACAACGCCATGCCGCGCTTCGTTGTCTCCACCACCTTGGATACAGATGATGAGCACTGGCCGGCGACAATCCTGCGCAACCTTGAAGAAGTCCGCGCGCTCAAGGCAGGGGATCTGGGTGACTTTGATGGCCCCATCCTGGTCCACGGCAGCGGCACTTTGGTGAAGTCACTGCAGGAAGAAGGGCTCATCGATAAGCTGCATCTGCTCGTCTTCCCAGTACTTTTGGGCCAAGGCAAGCGGCTATTCAGCGAGGCCGAGCTATCCGCCGAGCATCTGACGCTGGAGCAGCATGAAAGCTACTCCAACGGAATCCAGAAGATGGTGTTTCGCATTAAATGA